The following are encoded in a window of Pangasianodon hypophthalmus isolate fPanHyp1 chromosome 14, fPanHyp1.pri, whole genome shotgun sequence genomic DNA:
- the LOC128320139 gene encoding telomerase protein component 1-like, with translation MWFNQMPTLSSWTPRKPAHGDRISVLRLTESIIISASYDKTIKLWDRNTKKQLGLFVCGAPVEVLQVNPNDPSQIVCGDALGKIYFLSWRG, from the exons ATGTGGTTTAATCAGATGCCGACCCTGAGCTCGTGGACCCCAAGGAAACCT GCGCACGGTGACAGGATCAGTGTGCTGCGTCTCACAGAGAGCATCATCATCTCAGCCTCGTACGACAAGACCATCAAACTGTGGGACAGAAACACAaagaaacag ttgggtttgtttgtgtgtggcgCTCCGGTCGAGGTGCTGCAGGTGAACCCAAATGACCCGAGTCAGATCGTGTGTGGAGACGCACTGGGGAAGATCTACTTCCTGTCCTGGAGAGGATGA
- the LOC117599024 gene encoding tripartite motif-containing protein 16-like, translating into MAEASISMDQGQFNCPVCLILLKDPVTTPCGHNFCKVCINGRWDQEDLKGVYSCPQCRKTFTPRPVLRSNNMLAEVVEKLKKTEHQAASPAHCYAGPGDVECDSCTGRKRKAVNSCLVCLASYCEDHLQPHYQSPAFKKHKLVEACAELQEKICSQHDKLIDIYCRTDQSFICYLCMIDEHKGHDTVSTKAERTEKQNELKQKQMKFQQTMQKKRKKVQKLKQTMDSIKMRSQAAVDDSERVFTELISTMEKKRLEVKKLIRAQEEAELSRAERLLKQLEQKIADLKRRVTELEQLSHTHDHIHFLQSFPSLCVPPGCQVSPRFTVNHHLSFDGVRKSLSDLKKRVEEICEEEFSRIDPRDAAVQMILPSEPKSRQDFLQYFINLTLDPNTAHHQLILSEKNRAVTRIKTDKLSSDHPERFDSCSQVLCKESVYGRCYWEVEWNGMGVDISVSYKDIRRKGESNECGFGYTKQSWSLQCYSSSLCFWHNDKKTELQGPASSRIGVYVDHSAGTLSFYSVSDTMRLLHTVHTTFTKPLYPGFKICYFYSTMRLCDPN; encoded by the exons ATGGCAGAGGCCAGTATTTCAATGGATCAGGGTCAGTTTAACTGTCCAGTGTGTCTTATTCTCCTGAAGGATCCAGTGACTACTCCTTGTGGCCACAAtttctgtaaggtgtgtattaatggccgctgggatcaggaggatcTGAAGGGCGTCTACAGCTGCCCCCAGTGTAGAAAGactttcactccaaggcctgttctacgcagtaacaacatgctggctgaagtggtggaaaaactgaagaagactgaacaccaagctgcttctcctgctcactgttacgctggacctggagatgtggagtgtgattcCTGCACTGGGAGAAAGCGCAAAGCTGTTAATTCCTGTCTGGTGTGTCTGGCCTCCTACTGTGAAGATCATCTTCAACCTCACTATCAGTCTCCTGCCTTTAAGAAGCACAAATTAGTGGAAGCCTGTGCAGAGCTccaagagaagatctgctctcaaCACGACAAACTGATTGATatctactgtcgtactgaccaaagcttcatctgttatttgtgtatGATAGATGAACACAAAGGCCACGATACGGTTTCAACTAAAgcagaaagaactgaaaaacag AATGAGCTAAAGCAGAAGCAGATGAAATTCCAGCAGACAAtgcagaagaagaggaaaaaggtGCAGAAGCTGAAACAGACTATGGACTCTATTAAG ATGCGTTCACAGGCAGCAGTAGATGACAGTGAGAGGgtctttactgagctgatcagcaccatggagaaaaagcgcttAGAGGTGAAgaagctgatcagagctcaggaggaagctgaactgagtcgagctgaacgactcctgaaGCAACTGGAGCAGAAGATTGCTGATCTtaagaggagagtcactgagctggagcagctttcacacacacacgatcacatccacttcctccag AGTTTCCCGTCTCTCTGTGTTCCTCCTGGATGTCAAGTCTCACCCAGATTCACTGTCAATCatcatctctcatttgatggagtgaggaaatctctctcagatctgaaaAAACGAGTCGAGGAAATCTGTGAGGAGGAATTCAGTAGAATCGATCCACGTG ATGCAGCAGTTCAGATGATTTTACCCTCAGAACCAAAGAGCAGACAAGATTTTCTGCAGT atttcattaatctgactctggatcccaacacagcacatcatcagctcattctgtctgagaagaacagagcGGTGACTCGCATTAAGACAGACAAGCTGTCctctgatcatccagagagattcGATTCGTGTTctcaggtgttgtgtaaggagagtgtgtatggacgctgttactgggaggtggagtggaaTGGTATGGGTGTGGACATttcagtctcatataaagatatcaggaggaaaggagagagtAATGAATGTGGGTTTGGTTACACCAAGCAGTCCTGGAGTCTGCAGTGttattcttcctctctctgtttctggcACAACGACAAAAAGACTGAGCTCCAAGGTCCAGCgtcctccagaataggagtgtatgtggatcacagtgcaggaactctgtccttctacagcgtctctgacacgatgaggCTCCTCCACAcagtccacaccacattcactaaGCCTCTGTACCCCGGGTTCaagatttgttatttttactcTACTATGAGGTTATGTGATCCAAATTAA